DNA from Hippoglossus hippoglossus isolate fHipHip1 chromosome 13, fHipHip1.pri, whole genome shotgun sequence:
CGTCAACAGCGAGGTGGTCGATAACAAAGAGACTGTGAATAATGACACAGCGGCGGCTGCAGGGAccgaggagggaggagcagcagcggaggaggaggcggcacCTCCTCAGAGCTCGGAAAACGCCTCGACTGCCGAGCCCAAGACCTCGTTCCTGGACTCGTTCCTCAACAAGAGCGGCCTGGGGAAGGTGATggcagggaggaagaagaaagagcagAGCACAGctgccggaggaggaggagaggagaacgCAACTGACGGAGgcgagaaagagggagagaaaggagaggaggctgcagcagctgagggaggagcagagggaggtgcAGAAGGAGAGGCGGCGATAGagaaagctccagaaaatggagagaaggaggaggagaagaaaacagagaaggcCAAACCAGCAGAGGCTAAATCCACAGTTCGAGATATGATCAGGAAACCGGTGGCGAGGATCTTCTCCCATCGCAGCACCGAGAAGAAGGATGGGGCAGAACCCCAGAAACCAGTCAAGGTCCGATCCAAGTCCCTGGACCGGCTGGAAGATCCTGAAGCACTTAACGCCACTGCAGACTCCACCAtagaggagggaggagcagcaggaggagcagaggaaggagcagagggaggtgcGGAGGGAGGCGCAGAGGAAGAACAAAAGGCCTCATCTGCCTCGGCTGCCACCAAGCACATGAAGCGCTGGCACTCCTTCAAGAAGCTCATGGCTCAGAAGACGCACAAAAAGAGCAGCGGAGGAGAAGATGGTAAGGAGGAAGGAgcggagggaggagaaggaggcggCGGAGACTCCTCCACGCTGGACTCCAAAGAGTCGGGGCAGAAGAGGTGGAAGCTGAAACGCTCCTGGACCTTCCAGGGCATGAAGAGGGACCCATCCATGGTCGGCATCAGCGGCAAGACCAAGAGCTCCGACAAAGACTCCGCTGACAACATGAAGCCAGAGGAAGCGGCggaagcaggagaggagggaggagaagaggcgAAGGCGGAGGAAGGAGCAGATGAGGTCAAGATGGAGGAGGGCGAGGAGAAGACGGAGggaggcgaggaggagaaggcagcagcagcagccggaggTGGAACTGTGACGCAACACGCCAACGAGATCTGGACCTCTTTCAAGAAGCGCGTCATCCCCAAGTCCAAACGAGCCAACACGGAGTGCGCCCCCAGCGGGGAGGAGGACGCCACTGCAGCTGCCCCCTCTGGTGagacgacacaaacacacacgtcaaacAACTGACCCACAAATCTGAACATTCAGCAGGTTTGTCCGAGTTACGTCTCAAACCTTTGACTTTACTGAGGTTAATTTGACGTTTGACCACAAATTAAATTCTCAGCtcagttaaatgttttgcttgtttCCCTGAATCTGTGTCTTCATGTTCCtcagattttcatttaaataacgGTTTGAGGCCCAGAGAGATCAAAGTGACTCAATATctcaaaaaggaaaagaagacaATAAATGTTGCTTTTCTTTCGTTCCCCATTAATCATCTGCGATACTCTGACTTATCTTGTCACCTTTAGAAGACGTCCGACCCAGAGGTCGGGAGCCGCTGCTCTGCAGTCACTTTGTTATCCATCAATTCCCGTGTTTATCCTGCAGACACTTTTAATCTCATGCCGAAGAGGCAGTTTTGAATCTACCGACATCCACACGTGCAGCATCGGTATCATAGTTCAACGTGTTGGACAGCGATTTGAAATCCAGACGCCGACAGTTTGTTCACACTCGTCGTGTTCCCTCCCCGTCCAGGGAGCGCAGACACGAGTGAGTGGCCTGataactctggaggagctgatgtAATCCAACATCGTCCCAAATGAAATATTCAACGTCTGAAGTGAAATTCAAATCACTTCAGTAGCTTCAGTCAACAGCAAAGAGGCGACTTCCTGCTCCTGGCTGCTAACAGGAGATTTTAGATTCTGCCCCAGAAGTGGAACAAAATATAGAGTTAAATTAAAACCTGATTTCATAGTGTTTTGATGAGGGACGTCTCTCACCTAATGAGGCGGATCCTCTTCTCAGACCTCATCTAGAGCGAGAGCATCGGACTCGACATTCATCAGGACTTTTTTCTGTCAGCTTGTGGCCAACATTGATTAAAGCAGCATTAAGTACAGTTCTCTTAATTGCTTTGCTTGTGAAAAATcgttaatgaatgaatttatttcaaatcagCTGTTCTGCAGGGGGAAGTGCAGCTTCCCTTAAGACGCAGTAACCATGAACTAACTTCTTCCCTCCAGGTGAGGATGGAGC
Protein-coding regions in this window:
- the si:ch211-137a8.4 gene encoding uncharacterized transmembrane protein DDB_G0289901 is translated as MAATEASAAPVVQEDGKTPESKPTEAEQPVKNANANSETVNNEVVDKDGAAVNSEVVDNKETVNNDTAAAAGTEEGGAAAEEEAAPPQSSENASTAEPKTSFLDSFLNKSGLGKVMAGRKKKEQSTAAGGGGEENATDGGEKEGEKGEEAAAAEGGAEGGAEGEAAIEKAPENGEKEEEKKTEKAKPAEAKSTVRDMIRKPVARIFSHRSTEKKDGAEPQKPVKVRSKSLDRLEDPEALNATADSTIEEGGAAGGAEEGAEGGAEGGAEEEQKASSASAATKHMKRWHSFKKLMAQKTHKKSSGGEDGKEEGAEGGEGGGGDSSTLDSKESGQKRWKLKRSWTFQGMKRDPSMVGISGKTKSSDKDSADNMKPEEAAEAGEEGGEEAKAEEGADEVKMEEGEEKTEGGEEEKAAAAAGGGTVTQHANEIWTSFKKRVIPKSKRANTECAPSGEEDATAAAPSGEDGAAEEGKDGKTAKAKRSHFGRAVSLKNFILRKGKSTSVDLGEGAKEEEEEAAEEGEAAEEGGANDEAATAAEETNNKDAAVSEKTPAEESVGEVEKTPAEAPVTNGENGCSNGTAEENATHNHQEEEKTTGSSPVKKSKEAGGVKEEANAKIINATAAVNSDKKAGNV